A genomic segment from Limosilactobacillus sp. encodes:
- a CDS encoding low molecular weight protein-tyrosine-phosphatase, with product MNVLFVCLGNICRSPMAEAMFRQLVKEAGLSGQIKVDSAGLNYEEIGNGPHPGAAAVMHQHGLSTAGLIARHITNEDFEQADYIICMDRMNLDELHRLAPESDQDKIHLANEPVPGKENAEIPDPWYTHRFEDTYQSLAVALPYWLAIIRKQLNQN from the coding sequence GTGAATGTTTTATTTGTCTGTCTCGGCAACATCTGTCGTTCACCGATGGCCGAGGCAATGTTTCGTCAGCTAGTTAAGGAGGCCGGGCTCAGTGGTCAGATCAAAGTCGACTCCGCCGGGCTAAACTACGAGGAAATCGGCAACGGTCCCCACCCGGGTGCCGCCGCCGTGATGCATCAGCATGGTTTGTCAACGGCCGGCTTGATTGCCCGCCACATCACGAACGAGGATTTTGAGCAGGCCGACTACATCATCTGCATGGACCGGATGAACCTGGACGAGCTCCACCGCCTGGCTCCCGAAAGCGACCAGGACAAGATCCACCTGGCAAACGAACCGGTTCCCGGCAAGGAGAACGCGGAAATTCCCGATCCCTGGTACACCCACCGCTTCGAGGACACCTACCAGAGCCTGGCTGTCGCCCTGCCATACTGGCTCGCCATTATTCGCAAGCAGTTGAATCAGAACTAA
- a CDS encoding CTP synthase — MTKYIFVTGGVVSSLGKGIVAASLGRLLKNRGLKVAIQKFDPYINVDPGTMSPYQHGEVFVTDDGTETDLDLGHYERFIDNDLNKYSNVTTGKIYSEVLRKERRGDYLGRTVQVIPHITNAIKDKIKRAGESQDAEVVITEIGGTVGDIESQPFMEAIRQMKEEVGADNVLYIHTTLIPYLRAAGEMKTKPTQHSVRELRGLGIQPNILVVRTEKPITEEMRNKIALFCDVDPKAVIESLDVNTLYEIPLNLQKQGMDQLVVDHFGLDVPVADMREWTNMVDHIENGLTKTIKIAMVGKYTDLQDAYISVNEALRHAGYPVDAKVKIDHFNAEHINEDNVADTLKDYDGILVPGGFGSRGIEGMITAIKYARENDVPYLGICLGMQTACIEFARDVLGYKDANSTEFDPNTKHNIIDLMADQEDVENMGGTQRLGAYPCKLKAGTIAAAAYDNQSMISERHRHRYEFNNKYRQEMEDHGLVVSGINPDRNLVEVVELPDKKFFVAAQYHPEFKSRPNHPEGLFKAFIKAAVDNQ; from the coding sequence ATGACGAAATACATTTTTGTAACCGGTGGGGTTGTTTCATCACTAGGAAAGGGTATTGTTGCCGCCTCGCTGGGCCGTCTGCTGAAAAACCGTGGCCTGAAGGTGGCCATCCAGAAATTCGACCCGTACATTAACGTTGACCCCGGAACGATGAGCCCGTACCAGCACGGGGAAGTCTTCGTCACCGATGACGGAACGGAAACCGACCTGGACCTTGGTCACTACGAACGGTTTATCGATAACGACTTAAACAAGTACTCAAACGTCACCACGGGGAAGATCTACTCCGAAGTGCTGCGCAAGGAACGGCGCGGGGACTACCTCGGCCGGACCGTTCAGGTGATCCCACACATCACCAACGCCATCAAGGACAAGATCAAGCGGGCCGGCGAGAGTCAGGACGCCGAAGTGGTTATCACCGAAATCGGTGGGACCGTGGGGGACATCGAATCCCAGCCGTTCATGGAAGCTATTCGACAGATGAAGGAAGAAGTTGGCGCCGACAATGTCCTCTACATCCACACCACCTTGATCCCGTACCTGCGGGCAGCCGGCGAAATGAAGACCAAGCCAACTCAGCACTCCGTTCGTGAGCTGCGGGGCCTGGGGATCCAGCCAAATATCCTGGTAGTGCGGACCGAAAAGCCAATCACCGAGGAAATGCGGAACAAGATCGCCCTCTTCTGTGACGTTGATCCAAAGGCGGTCATCGAATCCCTCGACGTGAACACCCTCTATGAGATTCCGTTGAACCTCCAGAAGCAGGGGATGGATCAACTGGTTGTTGACCACTTCGGCCTCGACGTACCGGTTGCCGACATGCGGGAATGGACCAACATGGTTGACCACATTGAAAATGGCCTGACCAAGACGATCAAGATCGCCATGGTTGGGAAGTACACCGACCTGCAGGATGCCTACATCTCAGTTAACGAAGCGCTGCGCCACGCTGGCTACCCGGTTGACGCCAAGGTCAAGATCGACCACTTCAACGCCGAGCACATCAACGAGGACAACGTTGCCGACACCCTGAAGGACTACGACGGGATCCTGGTTCCTGGTGGCTTCGGTAGCCGGGGAATTGAAGGGATGATCACGGCAATCAAGTACGCCCGTGAAAATGACGTACCGTACCTGGGTATCTGCCTGGGAATGCAGACGGCCTGCATCGAATTTGCGCGGGACGTCCTGGGTTACAAGGATGCCAATTCCACTGAATTCGATCCTAACACCAAGCACAACATCATTGACCTGATGGCCGACCAGGAAGACGTTGAAAACATGGGTGGGACCCAACGGCTGGGTGCTTACCCATGCAAGCTGAAGGCGGGGACCATCGCTGCCGCTGCCTACGACAACCAGTCCATGATTAGCGAACGGCACCGTCACCGTTACGAATTCAACAACAAGTACCGGCAGGAAATGGAGGACCACGGCCTGGTCGTTTCCGGAATCAACCCGGACCGCAACCTGGTCGAAGTCGTTGAACTGCCGGATAAGAAGTTCTTCGTGGCCGCTCAGTACCACCCAGAATTCAAGTCCCGGCCGAACCACCCAGAAGGGCTCTTCAAGGCCTTTATCAAGGCAGCTGTCGACAATCAGTAA
- a CDS encoding LemA family protein, whose translation MTWIIVIVILVILVAIYVALYNGLVQLRVHAQESWSQIDVQLQRRSDLIPNLISTVKGYSKYEASTLEKVTQLRTELNNVPDTDRAKKMEVSNELSGTLRTLFAVSENYPDLKASAEYQKLMEELSNTENKIAYSRQLYNSTVAALDAKIQSFPSNLVAKIHHFTAMDYLAVPEESKTVPKVSFDD comes from the coding sequence ATGACCTGGATTATTGTAATTGTCATCCTGGTGATCCTCGTGGCGATCTACGTGGCCCTCTACAACGGCCTGGTTCAGCTGCGGGTTCACGCCCAGGAATCCTGGAGCCAGATCGACGTGCAGCTGCAACGGCGTTCCGATCTGATCCCGAACCTGATCTCCACCGTCAAGGGCTACAGCAAGTACGAAGCCTCGACCCTGGAAAAGGTGACCCAGTTGCGGACGGAACTGAATAACGTTCCGGATACTGATCGGGCAAAGAAGATGGAGGTTTCCAACGAACTGTCCGGCACCCTGCGGACCCTGTTTGCGGTTTCCGAAAATTATCCGGACTTGAAGGCCAGTGCGGAATACCAAAAGCTGATGGAGGAACTGTCCAACACCGAAAATAAGATTGCCTACTCCCGGCAGCTGTACAACAGCACGGTCGCCGCACTGGATGCCAAGATCCAAAGCTTCCCGAGCAATCTGGTTGCCAAGATTCACCACTTCACGGCAATGGACTATCTGGCCGTTCCAGAGGAATCCAAGACCGTGCCGAAGGTTTCCTTCGATGACTAG
- a CDS encoding type B 50S ribosomal protein L31, producing MKQGIHPDYHPVVFEDSSTGYKFLSGSTATSKETVKWEDGNEYPLIRVEVTSDSHPFYTGKQKFTQADGAVDKFNKKYGLK from the coding sequence ATGAAACAAGGAATTCATCCAGATTACCATCCAGTAGTATTCGAAGATTCTTCTACTGGCTACAAGTTTCTTTCCGGCTCAACCGCAACCTCTAAGGAAACGGTTAAGTGGGAAGACGGCAACGAATACCCACTGATCCGGGTTGAAGTTACTTCTGACTCGCACCCATTCTACACTGGTAAGCAAAAGTTTACCCAGGCCGATGGTGCGGTCGACAAGTTCAACAAGAAGTACGGTCTCAAGTAA
- the htpX gene encoding zinc metalloprotease HtpX has protein sequence MLYQQIARNKRKTVLVMVGFFLLVALIGAAIGYLFARSAVSGVIIAGVIAVIYMAVMVGQSTEVVMNMNNAREIHSASEAPELWHVVEDMAMVAQVPMPRVFIVNDPSPNAFATGNNPEHAAVAATTGLLQIMNREELEGVMGHEMSHVRNYDIRLQTIALALSAAISVLVNFAGNFWWFGGSRDDDDDSAGGVLAIIGSILLIILAPLAATIAQMALSRNREYLADAGSVELTRNPHGLISALEKLKGAEPMQAANPDSAGLYISDPELNAKHRPFAHLFDTHPPLDDRIKRLEEM, from the coding sequence ATGCTATACCAACAAATTGCCCGTAACAAACGGAAAACCGTCCTGGTGATGGTCGGTTTCTTCCTCTTGGTTGCGCTGATCGGTGCGGCGATCGGCTATCTCTTTGCCCGCTCGGCCGTGTCCGGCGTCATCATTGCTGGCGTGATTGCGGTGATCTACATGGCGGTGATGGTCGGTCAGTCGACGGAAGTTGTCATGAATATGAATAACGCCCGTGAGATCCACTCGGCAAGCGAGGCTCCAGAGCTTTGGCACGTCGTTGAGGACATGGCGATGGTGGCCCAGGTGCCGATGCCGCGGGTCTTCATCGTCAATGATCCCAGCCCAAATGCCTTTGCGACCGGAAATAACCCGGAACACGCGGCGGTGGCGGCCACGACCGGCCTGCTGCAGATCATGAACCGGGAGGAACTGGAGGGCGTGATGGGGCACGAAATGAGCCACGTCCGCAACTATGACATTCGCCTGCAGACGATCGCCTTGGCGCTGTCGGCTGCCATTTCCGTCCTGGTTAACTTTGCCGGGAACTTCTGGTGGTTTGGCGGCAGCCGCGACGATGACGACGATAGTGCCGGTGGCGTGCTGGCTATCATCGGTTCGATCCTCCTGATTATCCTGGCACCCCTGGCGGCGACGATTGCCCAGATGGCCCTGTCGCGGAACCGGGAGTACCTGGCGGATGCCGGTTCGGTGGAGTTGACCCGCAATCCCCACGGCCTGATTTCGGCCCTGGAGAAGCTGAAGGGGGCCGAACCGATGCAGGCAGCCAATCCCGATAGTGCCGGGCTCTACATCAGCGATCCGGAGCTCAATGCCAAGCACCGGCCCTTTGCCCACCTCTTCGATACCCACCCGCCGCTAGATGATCGAATCAAGCGGCTGGAAGAAATGTGA
- a CDS encoding PTS transporter subunit EIIC, producing MQTKIVMELVRFNQHSFIRVTRQTLAALFPWALVASFSCLIEKSFLNANGFFYNILVINAWLPLVWQRVLQYIFTSITSVIFSLLGIFACYFNASHTARLYKKNNLQAGMTAVVTLLLLAYRYGKNPQQPLDFHLGLLGGKSLLLCLVLGYGVGQLYRRFVPDYDEQLVSDRSISCFWPLLISLAAGVLSAAIINSGAFYRLYAGSYSQLVTASQDPHNPFLTCLFTIVLGLMDWLGLGMPVSYSGPANTPAYVANLNYALTHGSAWNVPYKFLGSTLYNSFANFGGDGLVLALIVAILLFPGNTGTHRVARWSAVPTLFNFDYSSLIGLPIILNPVFLVPFIFLPVINLLLATAMIALHLLPATPYPVLLGTPGPLLGFIATNGNWATLAFTIVLLLVDVFAYTPFVRMAFAVENELVREATESGEQHD from the coding sequence ATGCAAACAAAAATTGTGATGGAGTTGGTGCGCTTTAACCAGCATTCCTTTATTCGGGTAACCCGCCAGACGTTGGCTGCATTATTTCCTTGGGCCTTAGTGGCGTCATTTTCTTGCCTAATTGAAAAAAGCTTTCTTAATGCAAATGGTTTTTTTTACAACATCCTGGTTATCAACGCATGGCTGCCACTGGTTTGGCAACGAGTACTTCAATATATATTCACGAGCATTACTAGTGTCATTTTCTCCCTACTGGGAATCTTCGCTTGTTATTTCAATGCCAGTCATACGGCGCGCTTGTACAAAAAGAATAATTTGCAAGCGGGAATGACTGCGGTTGTTACCCTGCTCCTGCTCGCCTATCGTTATGGGAAAAATCCACAGCAGCCGTTGGATTTTCACCTGGGGCTGCTTGGAGGAAAAAGTCTGCTGTTGTGCTTGGTGCTTGGTTATGGAGTGGGACAGCTTTACCGTCGATTCGTCCCGGATTATGACGAGCAGCTGGTTAGTGACCGCTCGATTAGTTGTTTTTGGCCGCTTTTGATTTCACTAGCGGCTGGGGTATTGTCGGCGGCAATCATCAATTCAGGAGCCTTTTACCGACTTTACGCGGGTAGCTATTCTCAGCTTGTTACGGCCAGTCAGGATCCGCATAATCCATTTCTGACTTGTTTATTCACCATTGTTTTGGGACTGATGGATTGGCTAGGGCTCGGAATGCCGGTCAGCTATAGTGGACCAGCCAATACACCAGCTTACGTTGCCAACCTCAATTATGCTCTGACTCATGGCTCGGCCTGGAATGTTCCCTATAAATTCTTAGGGAGTACGCTTTACAATTCCTTTGCCAATTTTGGTGGGGATGGGTTGGTACTGGCACTAATCGTTGCCATCCTCCTGTTCCCGGGAAATACCGGGACCCACCGTGTGGCACGTTGGTCGGCGGTCCCAACGCTCTTTAATTTTGACTATAGTTCACTGATTGGACTGCCGATTATTTTGAATCCAGTCTTTTTGGTACCATTCATCTTTTTGCCGGTGATTAACCTGTTACTGGCAACGGCAATGATCGCGCTGCACCTGCTTCCCGCCACGCCGTATCCGGTGCTACTGGGCACACCAGGGCCACTGTTAGGCTTTATCGCCACGAACGGTAATTGGGCGACACTGGCATTTACAATTGTTCTGCTCCTAGTTGATGTTTTTGCCTACACACCGTTTGTCCGGATGGCCTTTGCGGTTGAAAATGAATTAGTACGAGAAGCAACGGAAAGTGGTGAGCAGCATGACTAA
- a CDS encoding UDP-N-acetylglucosamine 1-carboxyvinyltransferase, translating to MKRMIIQGGNRLSGEVTIGGAKNSTVALIPAAILADTPVSFDTVPDILDVHNLMIILKSMNVHSKFSHGVLEIDPTQIVEAELPSKAIKSLRASYYFMGALLGRFHRATLTFPGGDNIGPRPIDQHLKAFKAMGAEVSEEHGTVHLDATKNGLHGARVFLDMVSVGATINAVLAAVRAKGTTIIENAAREPEIIDLATFLNNMGAKVRGAGTGTIRITGVDTLQSMNTHTIIADRIETGTYLSLAAALGDGIMIHNVIPEHLESFTSKMIEMGVDLQIDSDKIFVPKTTHLKGVKIKTMPFPGFATDLQQPLTPLLSMAEGDSTIIDTIYPKRTKHVSQLQKMGMDIEAHDGTIIVKHTDHLHGANVEAGEIRAGAALMIAGMMADGTTVINNAGNILRGYDRIVWKLNRLHANVAIEDDSSVKID from the coding sequence ATGAAACGAATGATCATTCAAGGAGGAAACCGACTTTCGGGTGAAGTTACCATCGGTGGTGCTAAGAACAGTACCGTTGCCCTCATTCCAGCTGCAATTTTGGCTGACACGCCAGTATCATTTGATACCGTGCCAGATATCTTGGATGTTCACAATTTGATGATTATCCTGAAGTCAATGAACGTCCATTCCAAGTTCAGCCACGGTGTCTTGGAGATTGACCCAACGCAGATTGTGGAGGCGGAACTGCCGAGCAAGGCCATCAAGAGTCTGCGGGCATCCTACTACTTCATGGGAGCCCTTTTGGGGCGCTTTCACCGGGCGACTTTGACCTTCCCCGGTGGTGACAACATTGGTCCCCGGCCGATTGACCAACATCTGAAGGCCTTCAAGGCGATGGGGGCCGAGGTCAGTGAGGAACACGGCACGGTCCACCTGGACGCCACGAAGAATGGCCTCCACGGTGCCCGGGTCTTTTTGGACATGGTTTCCGTTGGGGCCACGATTAATGCAGTCCTGGCGGCCGTCCGGGCAAAGGGCACGACGATCATCGAAAACGCCGCCCGGGAGCCAGAAATCATTGACCTGGCAACTTTCTTGAACAACATGGGTGCTAAGGTGCGGGGCGCCGGGACCGGGACCATCCGGATTACCGGGGTCGACACCCTGCAGTCGATGAACACTCACACCATCATTGCCGACCGCATTGAGACCGGAACTTACCTGTCACTAGCGGCGGCCCTTGGTGATGGGATCATGATTCACAACGTCATTCCGGAACACCTGGAATCCTTCACCAGTAAGATGATTGAAATGGGCGTTGACCTACAAATCGACAGCGATAAGATCTTTGTTCCAAAGACGACCCACTTGAAGGGTGTCAAGATCAAGACGATGCCATTCCCTGGCTTTGCCACCGACCTGCAGCAGCCACTGACGCCGCTGCTGTCAATGGCGGAGGGCGATAGCACGATCATTGACACGATCTACCCGAAGCGGACCAAGCACGTCTCCCAGCTGCAAAAGATGGGGATGGATATTGAAGCCCACGACGGCACGATCATCGTCAAGCATACTGATCACTTGCACGGCGCCAATGTTGAGGCTGGTGAAATTCGTGCCGGAGCGGCTCTGATGATCGCCGGGATGATGGCTGACGGCACAACCGTGATCAATAACGCCGGCAACATCCTGCGGGGCTACGATCGAATTGTTTGGAAGCTGAACCGGCTGCACGCTAACGTAGCGATCGAGGACGATTCATCGGTAAAAATTGACTAA
- a CDS encoding UDP-N-acetylmuramoyl-tripeptide--D-alanyl-D-alanine ligase, translating into MKMKLAEIAKAINAQNDIEQWKDVELTSVSFDSRHLEAGALFVPLQGAQDGHRFVPSAFANGAGAALWASDHEIVDHEHPLLVVDDPLKALQKLSKYYLRKINPIVVAVTGSNGKTTTKDMIASILSTQLNVTKTYANFNNEIGVPVTLLNMESNTEAVVVEMGMDRFGQLDFLSKLASPDIAVITMIGEAHIEFFGTRDRIADAKMEITHGLSEDGTLVYNGDEPLLNDRAAKIDQRLVRFGRHLDDDIYATSVKAGERSIDFQVNEWPDKTFTIPMVGEYNVNNALAAMAVGQLLHITPDHMKSALANVELTENRAEWVAGKSGEQILSDVYNSNPTAAKQVLKTISAMPTTGRRFAVLGDMLELGEASPRLHASLASQIDPEKIQGVYLVGQQMAALKKQLEEDGYPKDAIHYYQADQLEQVAADLQATLRGDDLVLLKGSHGIHLERVLDAIKK; encoded by the coding sequence ATGAAAATGAAGTTAGCGGAAATTGCCAAGGCAATTAACGCGCAAAATGATATCGAACAATGGAAAGATGTTGAATTAACCAGCGTTTCTTTCGATAGCCGTCACCTGGAAGCGGGGGCCCTTTTTGTGCCGCTTCAGGGCGCCCAGGACGGTCACCGCTTCGTGCCCAGCGCCTTTGCTAACGGGGCCGGGGCGGCATTGTGGGCGAGTGACCATGAAATCGTTGACCACGAACATCCCTTACTGGTGGTGGATGATCCGCTGAAGGCCCTGCAAAAGCTGAGCAAGTATTACCTGCGTAAGATCAACCCGATTGTGGTGGCCGTTACTGGCAGCAATGGTAAGACGACCACCAAGGATATGATTGCCTCAATTTTGAGCACCCAGCTGAACGTGACGAAGACCTATGCTAACTTCAACAACGAGATCGGGGTTCCGGTAACCCTGCTCAACATGGAGTCAAACACGGAGGCCGTCGTTGTCGAGATGGGGATGGACCGGTTTGGCCAGCTCGACTTTCTGAGCAAGCTGGCGTCCCCGGACATTGCGGTCATCACGATGATCGGTGAGGCCCACATCGAGTTCTTCGGGACCCGCGACCGGATTGCCGATGCCAAGATGGAGATCACCCACGGCCTGAGTGAGGATGGGACCCTGGTTTACAACGGTGACGAGCCGCTGCTCAACGACCGGGCCGCCAAGATCGACCAACGTTTAGTTCGCTTTGGCCGTCACCTGGATGATGACATTTACGCTACCAGTGTCAAGGCCGGTGAACGATCAATTGACTTCCAGGTCAACGAATGGCCGGACAAGACCTTCACCATTCCGATGGTGGGGGAGTACAACGTCAATAACGCCCTGGCTGCCATGGCGGTTGGTCAGCTGCTGCACATCACGCCGGACCACATGAAGTCCGCTCTGGCTAACGTTGAGCTGACGGAAAACCGGGCCGAATGGGTGGCCGGCAAGAGCGGCGAGCAAATCTTGAGTGACGTTTACAATTCCAACCCAACTGCGGCCAAGCAAGTTTTGAAGACGATCTCGGCAATGCCGACGACCGGCCGGCGCTTTGCGGTTCTCGGTGACATGCTGGAACTGGGTGAAGCCAGTCCGCGGCTGCACGCCAGCTTGGCCAGCCAGATCGACCCTGAAAAGATCCAGGGGGTTTACCTGGTCGGCCAGCAGATGGCGGCATTGAAGAAACAATTGGAAGAGGACGGCTATCCAAAAGATGCCATTCACTACTACCAGGCAGACCAGCTGGAACAAGTGGCGGCGGATCTGCAAGCCACGTTGCGTGGTGACGACCTGGTATTGCTCAAGGGTAGTCACGGAATCCACCTCGAACGGGTGCTGGACGCAATTAAAAAGTAA
- a CDS encoding class A sortase, with protein MKKQKHSREWLRWTAVVILLVVAVCLMFNQQIKEHLVNTYRPQITRQTIKRDSKKKATYNFSDVKDLDFQTVAKARAKKQPINIIGEITVPDINMTIPIANGVDNTTLALAAGTLRSDMKMGQGNYALAGHNMANGSKILFSPLYYHAKVGQMVYITDLKNVYEYKIYQRKYIAATDVQVVNNTHKKIITLITCDATGARRLMIRGNYVKKEPFSQAPKNVQKNFSEKYTTGRNS; from the coding sequence ATGAAGAAGCAGAAGCATTCACGGGAATGGCTCCGCTGGACGGCGGTCGTAATACTGCTGGTTGTAGCGGTCTGCTTGATGTTTAACCAACAGATTAAGGAGCACCTGGTCAACACCTACCGGCCACAGATTACCCGGCAGACGATCAAGCGGGACTCGAAGAAGAAGGCCACCTATAACTTCAGTGATGTTAAGGACCTCGACTTCCAAACCGTCGCGAAGGCCCGGGCCAAGAAGCAGCCGATCAATATCATCGGTGAGATCACGGTGCCAGACATCAACATGACAATTCCAATTGCCAACGGGGTCGACAACACCACCCTAGCCCTGGCCGCTGGAACGCTGCGGTCGGATATGAAGATGGGGCAGGGGAACTACGCTTTGGCCGGGCACAACATGGCCAACGGCAGCAAGATTCTCTTCTCGCCCCTGTACTACCATGCCAAGGTTGGTCAGATGGTTTACATCACCGACCTGAAGAACGTTTATGAATACAAGATCTACCAGCGCAAGTACATCGCGGCAACCGACGTTCAGGTGGTTAATAACACCCACAAGAAGATCATCACCCTGATCACCTGTGATGCCACCGGGGCGCGCCGCTTGATGATTCGTGGTAACTACGTTAAGAAGGAACCATTTAGTCAGGCCCCGAAGAACGTCCAGAAGAACTTTAGTGAGAAATACACGACGGGTCGTAATTCATAA
- a CDS encoding alpha/beta hydrolase, whose amino-acid sequence MTKFKRLISQRSRLVLTSLVLIIVFLALPTYFWMKNENASLAARHNSRVSPVIMIPGSSATTNRFNQLVAMLNKQTDKKHSLLKLEVENNGKIKSSGWIDRGDQEPIIVVGFENNHDGYDNIKKQARMFNQAFAIISEKYQFNNFKAFGHSNGGLIWTRWLELYYHRYRQRIQIKRLMTLGTPYNFAEKSVSHPTQMFTDMVKARDQIPQKLSVYSVAGTETYDSDGLVPEASVEAGKYIYQKRVAHYTTMTVTGKDAQHSDLPQNKQIVNLIEHYLLDTPQPKGGPANSPAKP is encoded by the coding sequence ATGACTAAGTTCAAACGCCTGATTTCACAGCGCAGTCGCTTGGTATTGACGTCCCTGGTCCTGATCATTGTGTTCTTGGCTTTGCCAACCTACTTTTGGATGAAAAACGAAAACGCTAGTCTGGCGGCTCGGCACAACTCGCGGGTGTCACCGGTCATCATGATCCCGGGCAGTTCGGCCACCACCAACCGCTTTAATCAGCTGGTTGCTATGTTGAATAAGCAAACTGATAAGAAACACAGTTTGCTGAAACTGGAAGTGGAGAATAACGGTAAGATCAAGTCTTCGGGCTGGATCGATCGGGGCGACCAGGAGCCAATCATCGTGGTCGGCTTTGAAAATAACCATGACGGCTATGACAATATCAAAAAGCAGGCCCGGATGTTTAACCAAGCCTTCGCAATAATTAGTGAAAAATATCAGTTCAATAATTTCAAAGCCTTTGGTCATTCTAACGGGGGTCTGATTTGGACACGCTGGCTTGAGCTTTACTATCATCGCTATCGCCAGCGGATTCAGATTAAGCGCCTGATGACCCTGGGGACGCCCTATAACTTTGCTGAAAAGTCGGTCAGCCATCCCACTCAAATGTTCACGGACATGGTTAAGGCGCGCGACCAAATTCCCCAAAAGCTTAGCGTTTATTCGGTTGCCGGAACAGAGACCTATGATTCGGATGGCTTGGTTCCAGAGGCAAGCGTGGAGGCCGGCAAATATATTTATCAAAAACGCGTTGCCCATTATACAACTATGACGGTCACGGGCAAGGATGCTCAACATTCGGATCTGCCGCAAAACAAGCAGATTGTCAACCTGATTGAGCACTATCTTCTCGATACACCACAGCCCAAAGGTGGGCCGGCTAATTCTCCCGCCAAGCCCTAA